From the Hordeum vulgare subsp. vulgare chromosome 1H, MorexV3_pseudomolecules_assembly, whole genome shotgun sequence genome, the window CGACGAACCAAGCCCAGCCCAGCCCAGCAACACATGCCGGTTTGCATCTCTGTCTCTCTGCAGAGTGGCGACGACGAGGCAGCCAGGACGGTCGGATCACCGCCGCCACCGCGCGCGCCAACCCCTGTACAGGCAGCCGGACTCCTTTTCGACGACACAACTGGTCTCCTGGACTCATCACCACCCCACGCTGGCAGACAGGCCGGCCATCCGTTCGTCCGTCCATGACCGGCATCAGCAGGGGCAAGCACGACGACGACCCCCGGTTCATCCTGCGCTGCAACACACCAGGCTCGCCCTCACTGTCCGCACCCCGACGGAAAAGCTTAGCTATGGCGTGTCAAAAATGGTCTGGCTAGAATGGACACCcgacgacatcaacatgatgccACAGTTAAAAAAAAGTGGTGCAGCCGTAGTGTGAATATCTATGGCGTGTGCTATTTCATAGATATTTATGGTGTGTGATATTTCCCAATGTCAGAAACTAGAGACACCATTACGGGCGTCGTACCTTTTTCCGCACGCCATTACTAATTGACAGAACGTAGCCAAAAAGTTGTCACTACACCGCAGTTTTATATCAATATATGCATAAAGACGTTTGCGTCCTACATTAATTCTGATAAGATATTACAACATGTACACCATACTTAATACTATGATACACATCATTTATATAAATATGATGCATTAACCAGTAGCTAGCTTCTTGTCAAtggtatatatattatatatatactcCTAGGTATCCCGTATAATTTACCTACATATATCAACCATCTAACTACTATTACGATATTTGTCTCCTTTAGAAATAATCTTAAAGAATAGAAAAATCCCCGCATGGTGGAGTAGAGAGATCCATTGATCTCCAATCTTCAAGTTGCAGTTGCTCAGTAGTTGTCTTCATTCATTTATTTCGAGTTATCCATCTGGTGCAATCAAGTAAGTACGGCTGAAATAGATCTTATCGGCGGAAATAATTGTCATAACACCCTGGTGGTCATCCATCACCGGAGGCAGAACACATCTTGGAAACTTCTGTCCTTGAACAAAATAGTAATATAGTAAGCAATATAATAACCCACACTTGACTTGTGTAAGTAGGATGTATATATGTAAAAGACATGCTATAGTCGAAACTTTTACCATGTATTTTCTACAAATGTTGCATTTCTTCAAGGTATGGACTAGTGGCAGGTATCATGCATCATTTGGACTAGCTCCATAAATGTCTTTAATGGACTCAATGTTAGCAACAAAGAACATGAGGTAACATTTTTCCTTCCAAATAAGCATATTGCGGGCAGTGTAGTAGGTGTCGTCTACTATGTTCCATATGTTTCTTGGATATAGAAAATAATATTGGCAGTCACATTATAGCGTGATGGAGAAGCGTTTATTGTTGTCAAGATGACGTCGCACATACCCCTGTGTCGGAACAGTACAATCATTCTTCTATTTTGTGCTGCATTTATAGAATAAAAAATCAACGGAAGTTGGTAAAAATGGACACATTGACTGTCATAAATTTgatgaaacggaaatgaatccacGTTTCGCCAAAACATTGACAACTCTCTTGACATTTCCTACAAAAAGAAACATAGCGCGAGACAATTCGCAAGAGCACACGATGCAACAcatatataatgcatttcaacaattcagaaataaatatatataatgcatttcatcaaATGGTTAGGGGATATTTTGTACCATTCGGATCGACGGGAGGGTCGGCTGTCACGAGGGCGCGAGAGAGGGGGCGCCCGTAATGATTGCGTGATGGGGTGGGGGTGCATGGCGAACGTGGCGGCCGAACATGACGACATAGGGAGAGAGTGGACAAATGCGAGACGGGCAAGCTTGCTGGTCGGAGAGGCTATTCGATGAGCAACTGGGTCAGGGGAATGACTCGCAACGCGGGAGCATGGCTGGCGCAAGATGGGGGTACGGCTGGGCGGGGAACAATGAATACGGGAGAACAGTTTCCGACGACGGCTAGGGGGGAGGGTGACGGAGGAGGAGGCTGAAAATGAGTGGTTCTCACAACAGTATGGTTAAAGTGCCGGTTTGTTGTTAGTGCTAGCACCAATGACGTGACCAACCCAAACAGTAATTGGTGTGGTGTTAGAGCTGCTCTAATTGAGAGATGGCTTGTGAAAATGCATATTAGTCCCTTCATTCATTTATATATAGGTTGGAGACTAGTATAATACATATGTAAAATATTACAGAGATGTATAATTTTTAACATGGTGATCAAGACACATAATTATAGAGGTGCTAAGACAAAATTACCCTTGACAAATTTATTGGTTATTGGTAAGTAAATCAATGAGTCTAGGAAAGTAAGAGATATACGCAATCGAGAGAGATATTTTTTTATACAAATAGAGATACAGACAATTATGAGAGAGATACTTTCTTTTTTCTGGAGGGCTAGTAAGGGAATTACGAGGATTTCCAAGAAATACATTTTACATTTTGAAATTTTATCAAAAACAAGTACACCTTGTataaaggaatggagggagtacataaaaagtatggatcaAAGTATATAATAATATAACTTAGAAGGAACACATAAATGAAGTACACAAATGTGTGAAGTATATTACACAATGAAAAGTACACAAAATTAGTACATGAATAATGAAGTATACAAATCAAGTACGATATTATGACAATCGTCGCCGCAAAAGTCATCGCTTCACCCCCTCGTGCATGCCGACGCCTCCCAACGGAgattggcggggggggggggggagcaacGGCAAGTGGTATGTATCCGATACCGACTTATTACGGATATAATTAAACGAGAAACCGGTGTAAAATTACAGCCCAAAAACTACGTATCAATCACCAACGCAAGGCCCATCCGTTTTTATTATTTTACGAGGGTATATTTTACCCGTGCACTGGGCCCCAAAACGACGAACCAAGCCCAGCCCAGCCCAGCTACACCTGCCGGTTTGCATCTCTGTCTCTCTGCAGAGTGGCGACGACGAGGCAGCCAGGCCGGCCGGATCACCACCGCCACCGCGCGCGCCAACCCCTGTACAGCCAGCCGGACTCCTTCTCGACGGCGGCTGCTGCCGACGGCACAACGAGTCTCCCGGACTCATCACCACCCCACGCTGGCAGACtagccggccggccggccgtccgtccatggccgtggtgaccaccagcaTCAGCAGGGGCAATCACGGCGGCGACCCCCGGTTCATCCTGCTCCGCGACACAccagcctcccccccccccccccccccgcctctcGAGGTAATCACTTGTTCCTCCCCTCCCCTCATGTTCCTGCCCGCAGATCTCCACTCTCTTCTGACCTCCCTCTTCACTTTTCCTAAGGACTAGGAGCGAGGTGAGTTGCTCGTTAACATCCAAGTGGATTGCCTTCAGCGCTGTGGACAGATTTAAGGAGGATTGGGAGATGCTGGAACATTTGCTCCCCTGTCCTGACCTAGTTGGTGAATTCTGCAGCTTCCAACCCACAACCCAGACTTGTCTTCCAGGTTGAAACTGATTTACCATCAGAGTTGTATGTGTCTTCTCTTCACTCTTCATGTTTCGAGTTTCCTAACATGTCCGGGAGAATAAACATATCATACCGCGAATGTAGTGTGGTTGATTGCCGTCCAGCATTAATGCTATACACATTTCTTTTTTGAATTTTCACCAGGAGAGGAGGGGAAGCCCCTCGACCACCTGAATTTATTACCCAAAAAGGGGGCAAGCCCCCGAAAAATCAGATTACAAGAGATAGCTGTATTGAATGTAGGAGGAATTATGCTCTTGAAAATGTTGATGAGTAACCTAATATTTGTTCAGTGGAAGTGAGCGAAATCCAAGTTAGTTAAAACATCCAATTATCCATATGAGAGTCCAAGACTTATGTTTAGTACTGTCGTATTTCGTATGTGCATCAGAGGAAATTTGCTTTCTAGGCATGTTGGACCGTACGAGTCCAAGACTTCATTAATATATAATATGGTCATGTCCAGTGATCAATGCAAAGGACACTGGAATTGGGTTTCTAATGTCACTTTTTTTTAggttcaaaaaaaaaagaaaagaaatgccACTTTTTTTTACCAGTTCAAACTTTATCTGTGTTGAAAGGAATCTATGTGATAACTTCTGCGTGTCTATTTCACATTCCTTGATCTAATTTCTAGAAGACCAGGCAGCCTGTTATATAATGTCTAGCTGTCGAATACACATTTATCTTGATATAATTTGCAATGTTTAGTATTGTGATAATGCGTGGGAAGCTAAAGAAGCTGCTGTATTGATTGAAAATGGAAAGTGTGAACCAATTGATGTGATGATGACTCTGTCAGCATTTGGTTCTCATGATCAGCAACTTAATATTTTACTTAACTACTGCATATAAACTCACATGTTACGATCTATTGTCTATTTCAGCTTTATTAAATATTGAAATTCCTAGTTTCATACTAACTTTGATAGTCGAGAAATTGGGATAAGTGTTGTCAGTAGTTGTTAGTGAGCATACTAACTTTGATGAGGTAAAACGTGTTACATCATAACTTTCTCACTGTTTACTGTTGAATGCTAGAAAACATGGATCATATATACATGGATTAACTTGTCTTAGTTTCTTTAATTGATTTAATTTGGTAATTTCGTTTCAGCCAATTCCTTCACCATTAGCAGCTACACTCATCCTTTTGCTAGTGTTTCACGTAAGAGTCATCTGTATTCAAGAGTGCCTTAAAATCCACCGCGTCTTACATTTAAGACGGCGAATGGGGAAGCATCCAAGATAATTTTCAGAAAGGGAGATGAGTCAAATGACCTCCGACAAGATCAGCTGGTAATTATTCTAGTCTTGGTTTACATTTCATGGAAATCATTTTGGCTTTTGCTCTAGTCTGGCACACTGATATGTATTGCCATCTCTGCGTACTGGTCTGACCTAGTGGTTATAGTATAACATTCCTGTGAAGCCAGCCAATCTGTATTTTCAGTTCTTGCTAAGTTGCGACTTAATAAGCTAAATAAAGTATTGTAGAAACTTCTCATTTTGTTTTAAAGTTGCCTGCTGTTGGAGTTAGATGTGGGTGGGGTTGGAAGATTAATTTCATCTAGTCAGGCTGGAAAGAATAATGGGCTCGGTGGCGAGCTCGCAGGGTGGTAACACTCGGTGCCAACAGAGGAATGGCATCATGGGGCTCCTGGGGTGgtcaggggaggggaggaggcgtgATGGGGGCAGCTTGCGATGGGGCGTCGTCATCTTTTCGGTGTTGGAGAAGGGAAGATATGCTGCAGAACCACCGCCGCATCGTTGTGCGTCATGTCTAATGGTGGACATGGCCGCAATCCTACATATACTCTGTTTGTAACTAATTACTGTACAAACGCGACCTCCTCCAGGGAGGTAGATACACTTCCCAAAATTTCTATGTCGTATATATATACATTTGTGGGCTGTAAAACACCATACAATAAGAAACTGAATAATACATGTAaatcaacccatcaatataaagaTAGTATTTGTCTGTGGGCTGTGAAACACCACGTAATAAGCAACTGAATGATGCATATGTAAATCAACCCATAGGTACAAAGGTAGCTTCTTCGTTTACATATTAAAATTATGAGCTGTAAACAGCATTCGAAAAGCAATTATACACTACTCTCACAATAAGAAAAGCCTCTGAGAAGTCTAACCTAGCCGCAATGTTGCATGACTTGGTACTAAATAGGGGTATGTGGCATCATGCAAGCTCACATATATGATAACATCAACCAACATTGATTCATCTTCCTCCTGAAAGACCAGATATTGTGCCAATGCTCGTGTTTAATGAAAGGCATGACAATGCGTAACGGTCAAACCCTTCACCCTGCATTCGTGAGAGCAGGCTGAAGCTCATGTCTGTATCTGTCAAGTCTGGGAGTTGCAAATCGCCATCAAGGTACCGCATGATACTCTGCATGTTGGGCCTTGCATTGGTAAATGGGTGTGCACATAGTAGTCCTAGCTTTAGCACTAGGCATGCCTCGTCAACATTATAGTCATTCTGTAGCCTCGTATCTACTGCCTCAGTCAGTGATCCCTTATTCCAATGCTCAAGAACCCAATCAACTAACAAAGGTTGATTTCCTCGTGCATTGATGTTAACTGGCCTTTGCCCACAGACAACCTCAAGAAGGAAAATCCCAAAGGCAAACACATCGGTGAGAGGAGTTGCCTTACCTGTGCATATCAGTTCTGGGGCTAGGTACCCAATGGTACCAACCACATGTGTGGTCTGCATATCAGCTCCATGATCATAAAGTCTTGCAAGGCCAAAGTCCCCTAGTCTCCCATTCATTTCACTATCGAGGAGTACGTTGCTTGCTTTGATGTCACGGTGGATGACCACTTTCTCCCATTTCTCATGGAGGTAGAGCAAGCCTGATGCAATATCCTTTATTATCCGAAACCTCTGAGCCCAGTTTAGTATAAGCATTTGATCATCACAATACAAATACTTATCAAGGCTACCATTCGACATGCAGTCGTACACCAAAAGGAGTTCATCTTTTCTCCTACAATAGCCAAGCAACTGAACAAGGTTACGATGTCGGATGCGGCCAATACTGACAACCTCAGCAACAAATTCCTTTAGACCCTGTCTGGAGTCATGGGATACCCTCTTCACAGCAACCTCTAGTTTAGTTGATGGAAGGGTCCCTTTATATACCTTCCCAAaccctcctgcaccaagtaggtgTTTGTTCTTAAATCCTTCTGTGGCATGGTACAAATCCTTGTATGAGAACCGATGTGGCCCGAACTCGATCTCCCAATCTTCTTTTAGCTCAGCATACCTCAACTTTCTCCTCACAAGTAAAATGACCATAGAACCTACAGCAAATACGAAAATTGCGCTCGCTATAGGTAGGATGATTTTCAGCAGCTTTGATTGATGCTTTGGACGAGGTAGCTTTGGCAGCTTTGCAATATTGATCAGTGGGGCTGGTTTGTTCATCCCAAAACTCCAACCAAGCACATAATGTCGTGAGTCGACCTCTCCACCTGAAGATGAGAAGCCGATGTAGGATGGATCCTGCAACACACTTGAGAGGTCATAATCTGCCGAGATGAGTGGCCTTGTAGGTTTCTCCATTTGAAGGGGAGCCATGGTCACGCTGATTTTCTTGGCGTCACCATTGTAGTCCACCCACACTTGCATTGCATCACCGCTAGCTAGGACCATGTCTTGGAAGGTACCGTTCCTATCATCATAGTATCCTGCAGGGTAGGACTCTATAGACTGGAGGCTGTTGATGTCGATACCTACATGGTTGGTGTTATTGTCTTTGAACTCGATATTTAGGACGGTGTCTAGCTCGATGGCGAAGATGTGGTTGCTCAAGTTGCCGTTGTTCTGGGAGTTCATGAGGCCCAAGTATTGATTCGCCAATGCACTTGAGAAGTTCATGCTTGGGGCGACGACGAAAGCCAAGCCTTGTCGGCTCATGATGGGGTAGCTGGAGTGGATGGCAAACACAAAGGCGACTGAGAAAGACTGCACGGCATCATCATGCGATTTGCGGAAGTGCAACGGAGTTGGGTAGAACGCATGGCCTTTGCAACCAAGTGAGCCATTGGTTAGCTCAAGGAGTCCGTTCGACGTGACTGAAGCAGCCTCGTCGATGGTGAGGTTAGTACCGgctgtgaagccatggtacaagagttGGTCATCACTTGCTGCAGTGAAAAACGCAAGCTCGAGGCCAAAGCAGAGGAGGAAACAGAGGAGGAAGAACTTCATGTGAGGTGGGTGCTTTTCTGTGCTTGCTGGAGCAGACTGCAATTCTATTTAACGTGATGTGAGATGTGGTCGAGTTGCTATCCTGCCCTCTTTTTTCCACAGGCATTTTCGTCCGATATTGACAATGCTGGTACTTTATACCTAAAACACGTTTTGGAAAAACAAGCTATACATGACTTCAGTGCACAATCTTACCCTTGTGGTTGTAATTTATTTGCAGGGAAGGGAATTCTTGGCCACTCATCTCATGACTTCAGTGCAAAAGTCAGTCGTCCTTACTTTTTCATATTCTCCACTACACACGGCTTCATATATAAGTCTATGTAGCTTTCCATGGCTACACATGCATGCATGACTTGAAAAGTCAGTCGTCTATGTAACTTTCCACATTGGTCATTGGATGTGCTTTGTTTACTATATGATGTGCCATCTAGC encodes:
- the LOC123396038 gene encoding L-type lectin-domain containing receptor kinase SIT2-like; this encodes MKFFLLCFLLCFGLELAFFTAASDDQLLYHGFTAGTNLTIDEAASVTSNGLLELTNGSLGCKGHAFYPTPLHFRKSHDDAVQSFSVAFVFAIHSSYPIMSRQGLAFVVAPSMNFSSALANQYLGLMNSQNNGNLSNHIFAIELDTVLNIEFKDNNTNHVGIDINSLQSIESYPAGYYDDRNGTFQDMVLASGDAMQVWVDYNGDAKKISVTMAPLQMEKPTRPLISADYDLSSVLQDPSYIGFSSSGGEVDSRHYVLGWSFGMNKPAPLINIAKLPKLPRPKHQSKLLKIILPIASAIFVFAVGSMVILLVRRKLRYAELKEDWEIEFGPHRFSYKDLYHATEGFKNKHLLGAGGFGKVYKGTLPSTKLEVAVKRVSHDSRQGLKEFVAEVVSIGRIRHRNLVQLLGYCRRKDELLLVYDCMSNGSLDKYLYCDDQMLILNWAQRFRIIKDIASGLLYLHEKWEKVVIHRDIKASNVLLDSEMNGRLGDFGLARLYDHGADMQTTHVVGTIGYLAPELICTGKATPLTDVFAFGIFLLEVVCGQRPVNINARGNQPLLVDWVLEHWNKGSLTEAVDTRLQNDYNVDEACLVLKLGLLCAHPFTNARPNMQSIMRYLDGDLQLPDLTDTDMSFSLLSRMQGEGFDRYALSCLSLNTSIGTISGLSGGR